The following are encoded together in the Oncorhynchus masou masou isolate Uvic2021 chromosome 5, UVic_Omas_1.1, whole genome shotgun sequence genome:
- the LOC135540075 gene encoding chromodomain-helicase-DNA-binding protein 5-like isoform X7, with protein sequence MPGSLSNEDEGQDDMDFEDEIPDEDEEGEHNTVPLTSLDSFFSDDDSLKQQKKKKPKKMKEGKMPKVKKRKKEGGGGGGIGVGGNDQEEQALEREDDHPLQRPEIGSESESSTYAPAPTTKKKKKKPKEKKEKKPKRKKREEEEEEEDDDDDDDDDDDDENNKEPKSSSQLMQEWGLEDVQYGFTEEDYTTLTNYKAFSQFLRPLIAKKNPKIPMSKMMTVLGSKWREFSANNPFKGTSATAVAAAVAAAVEMVTVASPISVKEVTTLPSSQPGPIRKAKTKDGKGPGVRRKTKTVKEVKKKSKGKKTKSKKKASSSEEDFGLEESDFDDVSIHSASVRSDTSGNAKKKARKGRKKRKREDGDGYETDHQDYCEVCQQGGEIILCDTCPKAYHLVCLDPELEKAPEGKWSCPHCEKEGIQWEAKDDEDDEEEEEEVAVEEEDDHLEFCRVCKDGGELLCCDTCPSSYHIHCLNPPLPEIPNGEWLCPRCMCPPLKGKVQRILHWTWGDPPLPTEVPPGPDGEMVDPLVKPPLKGHPERELFVKWAGLSYWHCSWVSELQLELYHAVMYRNYQRKNDMDEPPPYDYGSGEEELNNEKRKSKDLQYAAMEERFYRYGIKPEWMVIHRIINHSYDKDGDVHYMIKWRDLPYDQCTWEVDDFDVPEYHHSKHSYWDHREQMIGDDQRPLVVRKGKKGKEEEKRREREIPPDAPIIDPTIKFEHQPWYINATGGTLHPYQLEGLNWLRFSWAQGTDTILADEMGLGKTVQTIVFLYSLYKEGHSKGPYLVSAPLSTIINWEREFEMWAPDFYVVTYTGDKDSRAVIRENEFTFEDSTVKTGRKVFRMKKDSAIKFHVLLTSYELITIDQTILGSINWACLVVDEAHRLKNNQSKFFRILNGYKIYYKLLLTGTPLQNNLEELFHLLNFLTPERFNNLEGFLEEFADISKEDQIKKLHDLLGPHMLRRLKADVFKNMPSKTELIVRVELSPMQKKYYKFILTRNFEALNSKSGGNQVSLLNIMMDLKKCCNHPYLFPVAAMEAPVLPNGSYDGNQLVKSSGKLTLLQKMLKKLKDEGHRVLIFSQMTKMLDLLEDFLEYEGYKYERIDGGITGGLRQEAIDRFNAPGAQQFCFLLSTRAGGLGINLATADTVIIYDSDWNPHNDIQAFSRAHRIGQNKKVMIYRFVTRASVEERITQVAKRKMMLTHLVVRPGLGSKTGSMSKQELDDILKFGTEELFKDEMEAAARAMGSHQKLWDIKDGDEGSVIHYDDNAISKLLDRSQNATEDTEIQNMNEYLSSFKVAQYVVKDEDAEEEPQREIIKQEENVDPDYWEKLLRHHYEQQQEDLARNLGKGKRIRKQVNYNDTSQEDQDNHSEYSVGSEDEDEDFEERPEGGRRHSRRQLKSDRDKPLPPLLARVGGNIEVLGFNTRQRKAFLNAIMRWGMPPQDAFNSHWLVRDLRGKSEKEFRAYVSLFMRHLCEPGADGAETFADGVPREGLSRQHVLTRIGVMSLVRKKVQEFEHVNGKYSTPDLIPLGLELKKLTESLSSDPNTPVPASPVATPQPPGTPVPPEKMDSTSGPTEDKETTELEYKKLPELETNLSTESSSQVGKTDKAADWDETVKCSTEDKPVSSEESSERTDTPSTLPEPFTNPKEPPSKQTELSSNQSSPKAEPCRETEKSLDKGDSDPAPAKREEKELKPVFSDEPKSEDMPVPEGRLNGEKEAQEETEDIRREVEKNGFKMRFMFNIADGGFTELHTLWQNEERAAVSSGKMYDIWHRRHDYWLLAGIVTHGYARWQDIQNDPRYAILNEPFKTEMHKGNYLEMKNKFLARRFKLLEQALVIEEQLRRAAYLNMTQDPNHPAMALNTRFAEVECLAESHQHLSKESLAGNKPANAVLHKVLNQLEELLSDMKADVTRLPNMLSRIPPVSARLQMSERSILSRLTNRGNEPPPQQPFGQSSFACSQMYSTGFGGSFRGPVGGAMVNYSQMPLGPYVSVSNGPPPPSSHLDKKSCDPLRDVTTPDLKSGKPSDVICIED encoded by the exons ggaggaggaggtggcggAATAGGAGTTGGTGGCAATGACCAGGAGGAGCAGGCCTTGGAGCGGGAGGATGACCATCCACTGCAACGTCCAGAGATTGGCTCAGAGAGCGAGAGCAGCACCTACGCCCCTGCCCCCAccacaaagaagaagaagaagaaaccaaaggagaagaaagagaagaaaccCAAacggaagaagagagaagaggaggaggaggaggaggatgatgatgatgatgacgacgacgatgatgatgatgaaaataATAAG GAGCCCAAGTCATCCAGTCAGCTGATGCAGGAGTGGGGTCTGGAAGATGTGCAGTATGGCTTCACAGAGGAGGACTATACAaccctcaccaactacaaggctTTCAGCCAGTTCCTCAG GCCACTTATTGCCAAGAAGAACCCTAAGATCCCCATGTCAAAGATGATGACAGTGTTAGGGTCCAAGTGGCGTGAGTTCAGTGCCAACAACCCCTTTAAAGGCACCTCCGCAACTGCTGTGGCTGCCGCGGTGGCTGCTGCTGTGGAAATGGTCACTGTGGCCTCGCCCATCTCTGTCAAAGAGGTGACTACCCTACCAAGCTCTCAGCCTGGGCCAATCAGAAAAGCCAAAACCAAAGATGGAAAGG GGCCTGGGGTAAGACGGAAGACAAAGACTGTAAAGGAGGTGAAGAAGAAGAGTAAAGGGAAGAAGACCAAATCAAAGAAGAAAGCATCCTCG AGTGAAGAGGACTTTGGGCTGGAGGAGTCGGACTTTGATGATGTCAGCATCCACAGTGCCTCAGTGCGCTCTGATACCTCGGGGAATGCCAAGAAGAAAGCCCGGAAGGGTCGGAAAAAAAGGAAAA GAGAGGATGGGGACGGCTATGAGACAGACCACCAGGACTACTGTGAGGTGTGCCAGCAGGGAGGGGAGATCATCCTGTGTGACACCTGTCCCAAAGCTTACCACCTGGTGTGTCTGGACCCCGAGCTGGAGAAGGCCCCCGAGGGCAAGTGGAGCTGCCCCCACTGT GAGAAGGAGGGCATCCAGTGGGAGGCCaaagatgatgaagatgatgaggaggaggaggaggaggttgcgGTTGAGGAAGAGGATGACCACCTGGAGTTCTGCAGAGTGTGTAAAGATGGAGGGGAGTTGCTGTGCTGTGacacctgcccctcctcctatCATATCCACTGCCTCAACCCTCCCCTGCCTGAGATACCCAATGGGGAGTGGCTGTGCCCACGCTGCATG tGCCCACCACTGAAGGGGAAGGTACAGAGGATTCTCCACTGGACTTGGGGGGATCCCCCTTTACCCACTGAGGTGCCCCCTGGCCCTGATGGAGAGATGGTGGACCCGCTGGTCAAGCCCCCCCTGAAGGGCCACCCGGAGAGGGAACTATTTGTCAAGTGGGCTGGTCTCTCCTACTGGCACTGCTCCTGGGTCAGCGAACTACAG TTAGAGCTGTACCATGCGGTGATGTACCGTAACTACCAGCGGAAGAACGACATGGACGAGCCCCCTCCGTACGACTACGGCTCTGGGGAGGAGGAGCTGAACAACGAGAAGAGGAAGAGTAAAGACCTGCAGTATGCTGCCATGGAGGAGAGATTCTACCGCTACGGCATCAAGCCAGAGTGGATGGTCATCCACAGGATCATCAACCACAG TTATGATAAGGATGGAGATGTGCACTACATGATCAAGTGGAGAGACCTGCCCTATGACCAGTGCACCTGGGAGGTGGATGACTTTGATGTCCCTGAGTATCACCACAGCAAACACTCCTACTGGGACCACAG GGAGCAGATGATTGGTGATGACCAGCGCCCCTTAGTGGTGAGAAAGGGAAAgaagggtaaagaggaggagaagaggagggagagagaaatccCCCCCGATGCCCCAATTATAGAT cCTACCATCAAGTTTGAACATCAACCCTGGTACATCAATGCCACTGGGGGCACCCTGCATCCGTACCAGCTGGAGGGTCTAAACTGGTTACGGTTCTCCTGGGCACAGGGCACAGACACTATCCTGGCAGACGAGATGGGCCTGGGCAAGACTGTCCAGACCATCGTCTTCCTCTACTCACTCTACAAGGAG ggTCACTCCAAAGGGCCATACCTGGTCAGTGCCCCCCTGTCCACCATCATCAACTGGGAGAGGGAGTTTGAGATGTGGGCCCCAGACTTCTACGTGGTCACTTACACTGGGGACAAAGATAGCCGAGCGGTCATCAGGGAGAACGAGTTCACATTTGAGGACAGTACAGTCAAGACAGGCCGCAAGGTCTTCCGTATGAAG AAAGACAGTGCCATCAAGTTCCATGTGTTGTTGACATCATATGAGCTGATTACCATTGATCAGACCATTCTGGGCTCCATTAACTGGGCCTGTCTAGTGGTGGACGAGgcccacagactgaagaacaACCAGTCAAAG TTTTTCAGAATCCTCAACGGTTATAAGATCTACTATAAGCTGCTACTGACTGGCACTCCTCTGCAGAACAACCTGGAGGAGCTGTTTCACCTGCTCAACTTCCTCACCCCAGAGAGATTTAA tAACCTGGAGGGCTTTCTGGAAGAGTTTGCAGACATCTCCAAGGAGGACCAGATCAAGAAGCTGCATGACCTGCTGGGCCCACACATGCTCAGGAGACTGAAGGCTGATGTCTTCAAGAACATGCCTTCCAAGACAGAGCTCATTGTACGAGTGGAGCTCAGCCCCATGCAGAA GAAGTACTACAAGTTCATCCTGACGCGGAACTTTGAGGCGCTCAACTCCAAGAGCGGGGGCAACCAGGTGTCCCTTCTCAACATCATGATGGACCTGAAGAAGTGTTGCAACCACCCCTACCTGTTCCCAGTGGCAGCTATg GAGGCGCCAGTGTTACCCAATGGCTCTTATGATGGGAACCAGCTGGTCAAGTCCTCAGGCAAACTCACCCTGCTCCAGAAGATGCTGAAGAAACTCAAAGATGAAGGACACAGAGTTCTCATCTTCTCGCAGATGACTAAGATGCTGGATCTGCTTGAGGACTTTCTGGAATACGAGGGCTACAAATATGAACGCATCGATGGAGGCATCACAGGGGGGCTACGACAGGAGGCTATCGACCGCTTCAATG CACCGGGCGCACAGCAGTTCTGCTTCCTGCTCTCCACCCGAGCTGGAGGCCTGGGCATCAACCTAGCCACGGCAGACACCGTCATCATCTACGACTCAGACTGGAACCCTCACAACGATATCCAG GCATTCAGCAGGGCCCACCGTATAGGTCAGAACAAGAAGGTGATGATCTATCGCTTTGTGACACGGGCCAGCGTGGAGGAGCGTATCACCCAGGTGGCCAAGAGGAAGATGATGTTGACCCACCTGGTGGTGAGGCCCGGCCTGGGCTCCAAAACCGGCTCCATGTCCAAACAGGAGCTGGACGACATCCTCAAGTTTGGCACTGAGGAGCTCTTCAAGGATGAGATGGAGGCGGCCGCTCGGGCCATGGGTTCCCACCAGAAACTGT GGGATATAAAGGATGGAGATGAGGGCAGTGTCATTCACTATGATGACAATGCCATCTCCAAGCTGCTGGACCGTAGCCAGAATGCCACGGAGGACACTGAGATCCAGAACATGAACGAATACCTCAGCTCCTTCAAGGTGGCCCAGTATGTGGTCAAAGACGAGGACGCGGag GAGGAGCCCCAGCGGGAGATCATTAAGCAGGAGGAGAATGTGGATCCAGACTACTGGGAGAAGCTGCTGAGGCACCACTATGAGCAGCAGCAAGAGGACCTGGCCCGTAACCTGGGCAAAGGCAAACGCATCCGCAAGCAGGTCAACTACAACGACACGTCTCAGGAGGACCAAG ACAATCATTCCGAGTACTCCGTGGGGTCCGAGGACGAGGACGAAGATTTCGAGGAGAGGCCGGAAG GTGGGCGCAGGCACTCTCGCAGACAGCTGAAGAGTGACAGGGACAAACCTCTGCCACCCCTGCTGGCACGCGTAGGGGGCAACATCGAG GTGCTGGGGTTCAACACCCGTCAGCGGAAGGCCTTCCTCAACGCTATCATGCGCTGGGGCATGCCTCCTCAGGACGCCTTCAACTCTCACTGGCTGGTCAGAGACCTGAGAGGGAAGAGTGAGAAAGAGTTCAG gGCCTATGTGTCCCTGTTCATGAGACATCTTTGTGAGCCGGGGGCAGACGGAGCGGAGACCTTTGCAGACGGTGTCCCACGAGAGGGGCTGTCCCGCCAACATGTCCTCACCAGGATCGGAGTTATGTCTCTGGTCAGGAAAAAG GTCCAGGAGTTTGAGCATGTCAATGGAAAGTACAGCACTCCAGACCTGATCCCACTTGGACTAGAGTTGAAGAAACTGACTGAGAGTCTGTCCTCTGACCCCAACACCCCTGTCCCTGCCAGCCCTGTAGCCACACCCCAGCCTCCTGGCACTCCAGTCCCACCAG AGAAGATGGATTCAACCTCAGGGCCTACTGAAGACAAGGAGACCACAGAATTAGAGTACAAGAAGCTACCAGAATTGGAG ACTAATCTAAGTACAGAGTCATCTTCCCAGGTAGGGAAGACAGACAAGGCTGCtgactgggatgagacagtgAAGTGCAGCACAGAGGACAAACCAGTCTCCTCAGAGGAGAGTAGTGAAAGGACAGACACACCCTCCACACTTCCAGAGCCATTCACCAATCCTAAAGAGCCTCCATCCAAACAGACAGAGCTGTCGTCCAATCAAAGCTCACCAAAAG CGGAGCcttgtagagagacagagaagtctTTAGATAAAGGAGACAGTGATCCTGCCCCAGCCAAACGTGAGGAAAAGGAACTGAAGCCAG TTTTTTCAGACGAGCCCAAGAGCGAGGACATGCCAGTGCCCGAGGGCCGGCTTAACGGTGAGAAAGAAGCACAGGAGGAGACGGAGGACAtcaggagggaggtggagaagaaCGGCTTCAAAATGAGGTTCATGTTCAACATCGCCGACGGAGGCTTCACAG AGCTACACACCCTGTGGCAGAACGAGGAGCGGGCCGCTGTGTCATCTGGGAAGATGTATGACATCTGGCACCGTCGCCACGACTACTGGTTGCTGGCTGGCATCGTAAC ACATGGCTATGCCCGCTGGCAGGACATTCAGAACGACCCACGTTATGCCATCCTCAATGAGCCATTCAAGACTGAGATGCACAAGGGGAACTACCTGGAGATGAAGAACAAGTTCCTGGCTCGCCGCTTTAAG ctgTTGGAGCAGGCTCTGGTGATAGAGGAGCAGTTAAGAAGGGCAGCGTACCTGAATATGACCCAAGACCCCAACCACCCGGCTATGGCCCTGAATACCCGCTTTGCTGAGGTGGAGTGTCTGGCTGAGTCCCACCAGCACCTGTCCAAGGAGTCTCTGGCCGGGAACAAGCCAGCCAACGCTGTGCTGCACAAAG taCTGAACCAGCTGGAGGAGCTGCTGAGTGATATGAAGGCAGATGTGACGCGGCTTCCCAACATGTTGTCCCGGATCCCCCCCGTGTCTGCCCGTCTGCAGATGTCTGA